From Triticum urartu cultivar G1812 chromosome 2, Tu2.1, whole genome shotgun sequence, a single genomic window includes:
- the LOC125539015 gene encoding protein FAR1-RELATED SEQUENCE 5-like — MMGDFVDDQDNSPVQMEDLDAQTTDFQLFKGGDDISFDDCQGDPWMPTLFDDISLDQVDTNNERRDGSSEREQNHTWNLDSPTCVQAGSSRQSREVGTSTDACHLQVQDNENEDNEINEETIEDFLENERRAAEGGNDRTIDSELKPEIGMHFATREEAQKFLNFYAFVAGFSISVVSTARTTSKKRDREVTRVTLKCNKYGHNTEAEIENLSVQRKSTVIAKTDCKAQMLIALKDGRWRITNLILDHNHELNPGSRFFRSHVYMSDEEKALIRTMKKCNIPTRKIVAVLAYIRGGMDKLPYNKRKVSNYGTTINRELENSDVMEVQQYFQKKQAESPGFCYSMEVDAKNKVRSVFWTDARSRIM; from the exons ATGATGGGTGACTTTGTTGACGACCAGGACAATTCTCCTGTGCAAATGGAGGATCTAGATGCACAAACAACAGATTTTCAATTATTCAAGGGAGGGGATGATATATCGTTTGATGACTGTCAAGGAGATCCATGGATGCCAACCCTCTTTGATGATATTAGCTTGGATCAG GTTGATACAAACAATGAAAGAAGAGACGGGTCTTCTGAGAGGGAGCAAAATCATACCTGGAATCTTGATTCGCCGACATGTGTGCAAGCTGGTTCCTCCAGACAGTCTCGAGAGGTAGGAACATCAACTGATGCATGCCATCTGCAAGTGCAAGACAACGAGAATGAAGATAATGAAATCAATGAAGAAACAATAGAAGATTTTTTGGAAAATGAAAGACGGGCCGCAGAAGGAGGGAACGATAGAACAATTGATAGTGAGCTGAAACCTGAAATAGGGATGCATTTTGCTACGAGGGAAGAAGCTCAAAAGTTCTTAAACTTCTATGCCTttgttgctggtttctccatatcTGTTGTGTCGACTGCCCGCACAACCAGCAAAAAAAGGGACAGAGAAGTTACAAGGGTAACACTGAAATGCAACAAGTATGGGCATAATACAGAGGCTGAAATTGAAAACTTGTCTGTGCAAAGAAAAAGCACTGTCATAGCGAAGACAGACTGCAAAGCACAAATGCTAATTGCTTTGAAAGATGGAAGATGGCGTATAACTAACCTCATTCTTGATCATAACCATGAGCTCAACCCTGGCAGTAGGTTTTTTAGATCTCATGTTTACATGTCCGATGAAGAGAAAGCATTGATCAGAACAATGAAAAAGTGCAACATACCTACGAGGAAGATAGTGGCAGTGTTGGCGTACATAAGAGGAGGAATGGACAAGTTACCATACAACAAAAGGAAAGTGAGTAACTATGGTACAACGATAAACAGAGAACTGGAAAACAGTGATGTCATGGAAGTGCAGCAATACTTCCAGAAGAAACAAGCTGAGAGCCCTGGATTTTGCTACTCAATGGAAGTAGATGCAAAAAACAAGGTCAGGAGCGTGTTTTGGACAGATGCTAGATCTAGAATAATGTAA
- the LOC125539014 gene encoding uncharacterized protein LOC125539014, with amino-acid sequence MAIGRKDVISKYGFEHLLKFEKTELPSHFTRWIVGCVDTISSQIIIDDQKIISLSKESVHLVLGLPNNGIIAMPNKERGRSFIMSRFNLSEIPNVTFFGNLLTSSEDLSDEDIFICFMVIVMSCFLFPSANDHIHTDFLFLPEDPTITRGFDMCLLVYEWILAGINQYVLFGRETGRKPKAFDFCIYCLAVLYLGKLDFGIRVVEQGVPWILAWKGNLIKHFSELDRKKRNLFGRRPFKKEHVFATEIGAPHGIIQQGSISVSFKEEMMSSYANILHPQIIQGIIDSADCNNIKESGLQNVQEAITSNMLKFLSGSRLSSLFVVSGRDTSSKLGPVAKQNMGIMSKDDRTQQKSSHEYGECSKVNENLKHVKSSINRTTVKINENIVSSFAPTKPSVIGTRNNKLPLQPIDENTLSVVHKSSHDALATPDCVITKIVEHSNEKVPEVGVVKKVRARVFNTMHHEQEFSLINTFPAGLKERNSFLQFSVQNGQGTFTRSTSLTGTKNDVGGQIAPPEAGQSNYQMINHMSPIGRIKLFSEEDCKIGTSNNPPKLMALADKNFSKTSQIIGTKQAPIPVADLSPSMPTKRKADIVDISPTSFGVRQIELAKNADHVYNNLIRPIAKRQRQSTVGVEEVVDVPDDTDNHIIIDELAPDTIVNQGRHDDLIILRPKSLLELPIKENERFPVSNEECMHYNSIIELAYTKRIQRKYAVTYSMVHCNYVSLGQSLMPTGHVDNFLIPCFCRKFFEDRHPSISGRHHFFPNIGENILNYQDDKLRSIATSFLGAASASRGKRLDLSNTLFFPTCLDNHWIVFAVDFKWKLFAFLDSFYDKDSYLHKTIREKFIKNFIKLWEIIFQTDQHNFKIFKRMYLHVPKQTNGNDCGVFATKIMEIWAPPLDLRKIFSHDDIQHIRIQYMNQLFFWKKNTADKSLVTGFNLQGDFVSNPP; translated from the exons ATGGCTATTGGGCGGAAGGATGTGATCTCAAAATACGGGTTTGAGCATCTCCTGAAGTTTGAGAAGACTGAACTCCCTTCTCACTTCACCAGATGGATTGTTGGTTGCGTAGACACAATATCTTCCCAAATCATTATTGATGATCAGAAGATCATCTCTCTTTCTAAGGAGTCTGTCCATCTTGTGTTGGGTCTGCCGAACAACGGCATTATAGCGATGCCCAATAAGGAGAGAGGGAGGAGTTTCATTATGTCTAGGTTCAATCTTTCAGAAATTCCAAATGTCACTTTCTTTGGAAATTTGCTCACATCATCAGAAGATCTTAGTGATGAAGACATCTTCATATGTTTCATGGTGATTGTTATGTCATGCTTTTTATTCCCTTCTGCAAATGATCATATACACACGGACTTCCTATTCCTTCCGGAGGATCCTACTATCACAAGGGGATTCGACATGTGTCTTCTTGTCTACGAATGGATTTTGGCCGGCATCAACCAATATGTGTTGTTTGGTAGGGAAACCGGCAGAAAACCAAAAGCGTTTGATTTCTGCATATATTGCTTGGCT GTGTTGTATTTGGGCAAGCTTGACTTTGGTATAAGGGTGGTCGAGCAAGGCGTCCCATGGATTCTTGCATGGAAGGGTAATTTGATTAAACATTTCTCGGAACTTGACCGGAAGAAGCGCAACTTATTTGGAAGGAGACCGTTCAAAAAGGAG CATGTGTTTGCAACTGAAATTGGTGCTCCTCATGGCATTATTCAACAAGGATCAATATCAGTATCTTTCAAAGAGGAGATGATGTCATCTTATGCTAATATTCTACATCCGCAG ATCATTCAGGGCATCATTGACAGCGCAGACTGCAACAACATAAAGGAGTCTGGTTTGCAAAATGTTCAAGAAGCAATAACATCAAATATGTTGAAGTTTCTATCTGGATCCAGACTATCATCTCTTTTCGTCGTTAGTGGTCGGGACACCTCTTCAAAACTAGGACCAGTAGCGAAACAAAACATGGGCATAATGAGCAAGGATGATAGAACTCAACAGAAAAGTTCACACG AGTATGGTGAATGCAGCAAAGTGAATGAGAACCTCAAGCACGTTAAGAGCAGCATCAACCGCACAACTGTCAAGATCAATGAAAACATAGTTTCATCATTTGCACCTACTAAGCCTTCAGTCATCGGAACGAGGAACAACAAGCTTCCATTGCAACCTATTGATGAGAACACTTTGTCGGTAGTTCATAAGAGCTCACACGATGCTTTAG CAACCCCAGATTGTGTGATTACTAAAATTGTTGAACACAGCAATGAAAAAG TGCCTGAAGTGGGAGTAGTGAAGAAGGTCAGGGCTAGAGTGTTCAACACAATGCATCATGAGCAGGAGTTTTCTTTGATTAACACATTCCCAGCAGGGTTGAAGGAGCGCAACTCTTTTCTGCAGTTTAGTGTGCAAAACGGCCAGGGCACTTTCACACGCTCCACCAGTCTAACCGGCACAAAAAATGATGTTGGAGGTCAGATTGCACCTCCTGAGGCAGGGCAAAGCAATTACCAAATGATTAACCACATGTCACCAATAGGCCGTATAAAGTTGTTCAGTGAGGAG GACTGCAAGATTGGCACCAGCAACAACCCTCCTAAGCTCATGGCATTAGCAGACAAGAATTTTTCAAAAACCAGCCAAATCATTGGCACAAAACAAGCACCAATCCCAGTGGCCGATCTTTCCCCCTCTATG CCAACTAAGAGGAAGGCAGACATTGTTGATATCAGTCCAACAAGTTTTGGTGTCAGGCAAATCGAATTAGCTAAGAATGCAGATCATGTATACAACAATCTGATCAGACCAATTGCGAAACGTCAACGCCAATCTACAGTAGGGGTAGAAGAGGTTGTTGATGTGCCAGACGACACTGATAATCATATCATTATCGATGAACTTGCGCCAGACACCATTGTCAATCAAGGTCGACATGATGATTTGATCATTTTGCGACCAAAAAGTCTCCTGGAACTCCCAATCAAGGAAAACGAAAGGTTCCCTGTGTCAAACGAAGAGTGCATGCATTACAACTCAATAATCGAACTTGCATATACAAAAAGAATTCAGAG GAAGTATGCGGTGACGTACTCGATGGTTCATTGCAATTATGTATCACTTGGACAAAGCCTTATGCCAACCGGGCACGTCGACAACTTTTTGATCCCTTGCTTTTGTCGGAAGTTCTTCGAGGACCGTCATCCCTCAATCTCTGGAAGGCACCATTTCTTCCCGAATATTGGT GAGAACATACTGAACTACCAAGACGATAAACTAAGATCAATTGCCACTTCATTTCTGGGGGCAGCATCAGCAAGTAGGGGTAAACGTCTAGATTTGTCAAATACG CTGTTCTTCCCCACATGTCTCGACAACCATTGGATAGTGTTTGCTGTCGATTTCAAGTGGAAACTTTTTGCTTTCTTGGATTCTTTTTATGACAAGGACTCGTATCTTCACAAGACTATCAGAGAGAAATTT ATCAAGAACTTCATCAAGTTGTGGGAAATCATTTTCCAAACAGACCAGCATAATTTCAAGATTTTCAAAAGGATGTACCTTCATGTGCCCAAGCAGACTAATGG AAATGATTGTGGAGTGTTTGCAACAAAGATAATGGAGATATGGGCACCACCCTTGGATCTGCGCAAGATTTTCTCACATGACGACATCCAACACATAAGAATTCAGTACATGAACCAACTTTTCTTTTGGAAGAAAAACACTGCAGACAAGAGCCTTGTCACTGGTTTCAACTTACAG GGTGACTTCGTCAGCAATCCTCCATGA